CCGGCTCGTTCGCGCAGGACGGCGACGGAGTCCGTGGCCGCCTTCTCCGCCCGGACGCCGGCCTTGTCGGTGGTGCCTCCGGCCCAGGCGCCCGCGTGGACGGCGACGGTCTTCTTCCGCGCGGTCGTCTCGACGGCGAGCGGCTGGAGGACGAACGCTCCGGCGTCCCAGCGGAGAAGTCCGATGCACGCGCCGGACGCGGCGACCGCCTCCGGAGTGAGCGGACCGGCCGCGGGGACGCGGTCGGTGTCGACGGCCAGCCGGTGCCCGGCGACCGCGAACGCCGTCGTCCCGTCGTCGTCGGGCTCCACCGCGTACCCCTCGACGAGGACGGGCACGGCGATCCGGACCGGGTGACGGTCCAGCGGGGCGGTCACCGGGTCGGAGGCGGTGGACAGGATCACCCGGGCGGTGGCGAACGGGTCGGCGGGCTCCCCCACGCGGGCCCGCTCGTCGTCCCAGACGAGGTCTCCCTCGGCGGTGACGGGCATCGCGTCGACCTCCATGGAGCGGCCCTCACTCACGGCGGCCAGGAGCGACATCCGCGGGCGGAGCAGCTGCCAGAGTCCGGCGCCGACGACGGTGTCCGGCTTGGGCGCGGACACCGCGGCCCGCACCAGGCGTGGCGGCGCGCCGTCGGCGGGTTCGAACACCGCGTGGACCTGGGCCTGTACGGCGGTGGCGTGCTCCTGCACGTCGACGCCGAGCGGCAGCAGACGGCCGGTCGCGGTGGACGCCGAGGGGGCGCGGGTGGCCCCCGGCAGGGTCAGCAGCAGCGCGCGGGACCAGAGGTCTGCCCAGCGGCGCACCGGGACGCGCTCCAGGGTGGCGCCCGGGCAGGAGGCGGCCAGTTCGGCCGCGAAGCCGTCGAGCAGGGTGGCCTGACGCCTCAGCAGCGGGTCCGGCAGCATCGCGGAGACGACGGGCGCGGCACCGGCGACGAGCTCGTGGTCGATGCCCTGCCAGCCTGCGCGGGCGATGTCGCAGAGCCAGGCGCGGGCGGCCGCGAGGACGTTGGCGGCGGGTCCCTCGCCTGCGGCGGCCGGTGCGGTCGCCTCCTCGCGGGGTCGGCCCGTGACGTCCCCGACGCGGGCGACGAGCGCGTCGTGCGCGGAGCCCATGAGGGCGGTGCGGGCGGCGGCGAGGGCCACGAAGTGCTCCTCGCCCGCCGCGCCGGCCGCCGCCTTCTCGGCGGCCTCGGCGACGCGGGAGGCCAGTGGCGTCCCGGCGACGGCGTCCGTGAGCGCGGTGAGGCCGTCGGCCTGCGCGGGCTGCGGGCGGAGCAGTCCGGCGACGAGCACCCGGTCGAAGGCGTCGACGGCGGCGAGCGCCTCGTCGAGCCCGTCCACGGGGTCGGAGAGCAGATCCGTACGCATCAGGCGACCGCCCTCGTCGGCGGGAACCACTGCATCTCGGGCAACGGCACGGTCACCGGCTCCCGTTCGAGGTAGGCCAGGTGCCGCAGGAACCGGCTGAACACCGGGGCGGCCGCCGCGGTGTCGCCCTGGGCGGGGCGCGTCGCGGTCATCACGGAGACCAGCGCGTGGGCGTCGGGCTCCTCGCCGGGCGTCTCGGCCTTCAGGTAGCGGGCGACGCGCTCGGCCCCGTACTGCAGGACGGCCTCGGCGACGAGCGCCCGGATGTGGTTGCAGAACGCGCCGCGCGCGCCGCCGCAGGGACGGTTGTTGTTGGTGCTGCACGCGAACGCGTACGTCCCGGCCGCGATCGAGGACACGTACACGCGCCCTATGTCGGACCCGCTGGACACGACACCCTGCAACCGCCCGTCTGCCAGCTCGACGAACGGCACCTTGGCGAGCTTCCGCGGTCGCGCGGGCGGTACGACCCGCACCACGCTCGACGTCTCCCAGACCGTCAAGACACCTCTCCCATGCACGTCAAAGGGGATGTTCACGCCGGAGCGGCGCGACAGGAACGAACCTATCCCCGCCCACTGACATTGATACTCGTAGCGGGTTCCGGGGGCCGTGGCTCTCCCACTGACTGACGCCCTGCTGGGCTGTCTTCGCGTTGTACCGTCCGGCCGCCGGGACCCGTTCTTCATGGCTCCGGCCAGGTGGAACATGACCTGATAGGAGCTTGGTCAGAAGCCCCATCAATGTCCTGTCTGCGCCACCTGGCCGGTGTCACCTCCGGCTAGGAAGGCACCCCCAGCATGACGTCAGCGGGCACGGTGGACATGGATCAGCAGTGGGTGTTCGGCGGCGTGGATTCTCATGCCGACACCATCCACGTCGCGGTCGTCACCGACAACGGCGGTCACGTTGCCGACGCCGAGTTCCCCACCACCACGGCCGGATACACCGCGGCCCTCGCGTTCCTGGGCGCCCATGGGGACGTGATCGCGATCGGCGTGGAAGGCACCGCGTCCTACGGAACCGGCTTCACCCGCGCGGCCCGGGCCACCGGTTTGACCGTGGTCGAGGTCAACCGCCCCGACCGCGCCGAACGCCGCCGCAACGGCAAGTCCGACCCCATCGACGCCTACGCCGCCGCCCGCGCCGCACTGTCCGGACGCGCGTCCAGCGCGCCCAAGGACGACGCCGTCACCGGCATACGTGCCCTCCACAACGCCGCCCGGTCCACGGTCAAAGCCCGCACCGCCGCCATCAACCAGATCGGTCACATCCTGGTCAGTGCCCCCGACGCTATCCGCGACCGCTACCGGGCCCTACGCGGCAAGGTGCTGATCGACACCCTCGCCCGCCAGCGACCCCACGGGGACGCGGTCCATACTGCCGTCCTGACCGCCCTGAAGAGCCTGGCCAGGCGGGTCCAGGCCCTCACCGGCGAGCACGACGAGCTCACAGCCGCACTCGACGGCGTGGTCAGCACCCACAATCCGGGCCTGCGAGCTGCCTACGGCGTCGGTCCCGACACCGCGGCCCAGCTCCTGATCACCGCCGGCGGCAACCCCGACCGCCTCCGCACCGAGGCGTCCTTCGCCGCTCTATGCGGCGTCGCACCCGTGCCGGCCTCCAGTGGCAAGACCAGCCGTCACCGCCTCTCCCGAGGCGGTGACCGGGCCGCCAACGCGGCCCTCTACCGCATATCCCTCGTCCGCATGGCCAGCGACCGGCGCACACGCGAATACGTGGCACGGCAGACCGCGGCCGGCCGGACGAAGAAGGAGATCATCCGTCTCCTCAAGCGGGCCATCGCCCGCGAGGTGTTCCGCTACCTCACCACCACGGTCACCGTCCCCGACATCGCCG
The sequence above is a segment of the Streptomyces sp. NBC_01255 genome. Coding sequences within it:
- a CDS encoding IS110 family transposase, producing the protein MTSAGTVDMDQQWVFGGVDSHADTIHVAVVTDNGGHVADAEFPTTTAGYTAALAFLGAHGDVIAIGVEGTASYGTGFTRAARATGLTVVEVNRPDRAERRRNGKSDPIDAYAAARAALSGRASSAPKDDAVTGIRALHNAARSTVKARTAAINQIGHILVSAPDAIRDRYRALRGKVLIDTLARQRPHGDAVHTAVLTALKSLARRVQALTGEHDELTAALDGVVSTHNPGLRAAYGVGPDTAAQLLITAGGNPDRLRTEASFAALCGVAPVPASSGKTSRHRLSRGGDRAANAALYRISLVRMASDRRTREYVARQTAAGRTKKEIIRLLKRAIAREVFRYLTTTVTVPDIADLRPLRRSKNITLTTVAEHFGVWPAVISCVERGTRRDDYLAGAYRDWLIAA